The DNA window ACGTTTCATGGATTAACTGGAACCTTCCAACCGCGAGGATATTGTTTGACAAATCCACCGATTTTGGAGCATCCTTTGGAGTTGACATCGAGGCGCAATCGTTCAATCAGATTCCAAATCTGCAGTACATCCAGCGAACGCCTCCAAGTATGTCCATGGCTGTGGACAAAAGCGGAGGAGCCTACAACGGATACATATACATCGCGTATCCAGAGGACCCGCCATCAACGGCAGACAAGTCAGATATTATGTTCACCTGCTCAATAAACGGTGGAGACACATGGAGCACTCCTGTCAAACTGAACGATGACGCTACCTCGAATGACCAGTTCTTTCCTGCTGTGGCTGTTGACCCCTTAGGCAGCATTAAAGCAGCATGGTTTGACAGAAGACTCGACTCCGAGAACAGGTACATCGATGTTTTTCTTACAGAATCCAATGACGGAGGTGCGTCACTTGCAGCCAATACGAGAGTCACGGACACCAACTTTGACCCGGCGGGCGCTTTCTTAGGAGACTATATTGACATCGATGCAAGTGAAGCGCAAGTTCATCCTATTTGGACTGATAGAAGGAACGGCAACAACGACGTGTACACTGAGTATGCCCCAAGCGGGCACGAGCTTAGCGTTTCACTTCAAGCTCCAGCGGTTCTCGAACCTGCCGATTCAGCCCAACTGAACGCCACAGTCTACAACATTGGCTCAAACAATGAAACCAACGTGCAATTTCTATTGTTAATCAACGGCACGGTCGTCAATTCGACGGTGATCCCAGAGTTGCCGACAGGTTCATCCTACACAGTGAGTCACAGTTGGTCTCCGCAAGCTGAGAGCATCTACAACGTAACCGCATACGTTCCACCACTTCCTGAAGAAGTACTGACCTTAAACAATGCTGCTTGGAAATATGTCCAAGTGGAGATTCTACCGGACATTCTGGTTGTGGCTGACGACGACGCGCCTCATTGGATTACCGGAACAAGCCTTTCAGAATTTGAATCCGCCTTGACCTCAGCCAGATATGACTATTGGGTATGGAACGAATCCTCGATGGGACGTCCTTCGGAAGGATTTCTGTTGAAGTTTAAACTTGTAATCTGGACTTCAGGCGACTATTGGGGTTGGGCAGTCGACCCCATTGATGCTGCAACGCTGCAAACTTATTTCAACCGAGGCGGAAACATTTTGCTTGAAGGCGAAGACATCGGCTATGATCATGGCTCTGACAGTTTTATGGTAAACGTGGCACATGCCAGTTTTGAGGTTGATTATACGGAGGCGCTTGGGTTGACAGTTACAGATCGAACTCACTCGGTAACTCAGAATTTGCCACAGAGTTTACCTTGGCTTACAGTCCCACCGTCTGACGACGGAGTTGTGCCTACGCATGGAGGATTTGAAGTTATACGTTACACAAGCACTTCTTGGACTGCTGTCACCTTGTTTGACGGAGTCGGAACAAGCAACGGCTCAGTTGTTTATTACGCATTTCCAATCTACAGTCTAGCCCAACCTGAAAGAGAAAACCTGATAATCAACTCTGTTAATTGGCTTCTTCCACCGATAGCCCGCTTCACCCACTCGCCTGAAAAGCCATCCGCTGGCGAAGTTGTTATCTTCAACGCTACGTTGTCAACCCCAAATGATGGGATTATAGCGACCTATGAATGGGATTTCGGCGACACGAACACAACCACTACGACCAATCCGACAATAACCCACAGGTTCAATGTGCCAGGAAACTATAACGTAACCTTAACTGTTACAGATAGTGAAGGAAAAAGCGACACTTCTTGGGCCATCATAGCGATTTATCTAATAGGCGATGTTGACCGCGACAGAGATGTAGACGCCTCAGACCTGTTCTACTTCAGCAAAGCGTACGGCTCTGATCCCTCTAAGCCGAACTGGAGACAGGAATGCGACTTCAACGAAGACAACAGAGTAGACGCCTCAGACTTGTTTAGCCTAAGCAAAAACTTCGGCAAAGCCTTGTGACTTTCACCACACCTTAACTCATTTGAGAAAAACAAAAGCTGATGGGTGGTTCGCCAGCGAAGCGTGCACGCGACCAGAGGAATATGAAATAGTCTAAGGCTTGCTCTCCTTTTCTACTTCCTTCATCGTGTCGATTAGGATGTCTAGGGCTGAGTCTGCCAAGTCTTTGGTTATGACTAACGGTGGTGCCACTCGGATTGTGGATTTACCGCAAGTTATGACAACAACGCCGCGTTTCCAACTGCGCATCATTATTTCCTCCGCCTTCTTTGGCGCATGGGCTTTCGTCTTCTTGTTTTCAACGATTTCAGCGCCTATCATCAAGCCTTTGCCTCGCACGTCGCCTAGGATTTCGCTTTTTTCTTTTACTTCGTTCAGGCGTTTCATGATGTGGTTGCCTTGCTTGACTGCGTTTTCCATCAACCGTTCTTTTTCAAGTATGTCCATGACAGCGAGCGATGCTGCGCATGCCACTGGGTTGCCGCCAAATGTGGACGCGTGGGTTCCGCCTTCCCAATCCATAACCTTAGATCGAGCAATGATGGCGCTCAAGGGCAAGCCTGAGGCTAGTGACTTTGCCATGCAGATGATGTCGGGTTCAATCTTCCAGTTTTCTATGGCGCAGAACCTGCCGGTTCGTCCGACTCCAGCTTGCACTTCGTCGTCGATCATTAGTATGCCATATTTGTCTGCAAGCTTTTTCAGTCGTAGGAAGAATTCGGGTGGAGGCACAACGTAGCCGCCTTCGCCTTGAATTGGTTCGAAAACGAAAGCCGCCGTGTCCTCAGGTGGCACATATTTCTGCAAGACATACTCATCTATGAAATCTACGCACCATATGTCGCAGTCAGGATAAGTCAATTTGTAGGGACAGCGGTAGCAGTAGGCGTAGGGCACATGGGTTACGCCGGGCACCAACGGAAAGAAGTGCCTGCGCTGTACAGGCTTGCTGGAAGTGAAGGAGACGGCGCCCATAGTTCTGCCGTGAAATGCGCTGATAAACGCGATGAACAGTTGTCGACGGGTGTGCCATCGAGCCAGCTTAGCTGCGCCTTCGATTGATTCGGCGCCGCTGTTACCGAAGAAAACTTTTTTCTCCCATTTGCCGGGTGTTAACGAAGACAGCTTCTCACCCAAGTCCACAACTTCACGGTACAGGAAGTCTGTGATGGAGTAGTGGAGGTAGCGGTCGCACTGCTTCTTAATGGCGTCAACAACTTTGGGATGATTGTGTCCCACGTTCAGGCAGACAAGTCCTGAGTTGAAGTCGATGTATTCGTTGCCGTCGACATCTCGGAGAATGCAGCCGCTTCCGCCTTCGATGGCTAATGGGTAGAACCTTACAAATGATTGTGAAATGACGCGTTCATCACGTTTAGCCAGCTCCCGTGCTTTGGGACCGGGAGGTCGAACCACGATTTTTGGATAATCAGCCATTCTCTCATCCATCCTTGAAAGAGTATCCGTTAAGCAACGTTGGGTTTTATAGGCGTTTCTGTCGAAGAACAGCAAAAACGATTATCAGAATGACTCAGACGGCGGCAAACTCATGAAGCCGTAACCAAAATAAGGTCTGACTATGTCTGGGCTTTCGTAGCTGTTATTTCAATAGTGGAAACGTTGGATCTTCGACCGTCCTGCCCTGTTACTTCTTCAGTCCCGATTTTGATGTCCACCAGCTTCAAGTCTTTGACAAAGGATCTCCTAAGCACTTCAATAGTGTCAACAGCTCTGCTGATTGCTCTTCCCCGCGCTTTAATGCACACTTTGGCTCCTCCAACGTTGAAGAAGGTGAGGCATGCGATCACGTAGTTCATCACGGGTTTTTTGCCGATGAACACAGTGTTTTCTTCAGCTCGGTGAGGTCTTTCAGGCTGCTTAGGTTTTTCTTCTGACACATCTTCTCCTCCTATTGTCATGTTCCTTGGTGTGGAGAGTCATAGTCATTGTTGTAGCTTCTTATATTTTTCCCACGAGGCATCAACCCAACGCTTCAACTCATCAATGTCTTCCGGAGTCATGGAGTCAAAGCGCCCCTGATGCTTCAGGTATTCTTCAAGTGGTTTGCGCTTGGCTTTATCTACCAGAGCAGTGCTGGGTGAACTAAACTCGAGCTTGCCGTTCACGATTTCGTAGAGCGGCCAAATTCCTGTTTGAACTGCTAGTCTTCCGAGTTCAACCGTTTTTTCGGTTGAGTAACGCCATCCAGGCGGGCAAGGAGTCAAGACTTGAATGTATTTTGTGCCAACAAACATTTTCGCCTTTTTCAGTTTGTTGACAAAATCGAGTGGATAGGAGATGCAGGCTGTGGCAACGTAGGGTATCCCATGGGCAGCCATTATCATGGGCACATCTTTTTTGTGTTCTCGCTTGCCAGTCGGCGTGGTTGTTGTACGTGATCCAAACGGCGAAGAGCCGCTGCGTTGAAAACCTGTATTCCCATACGCTTCGTTGTCGTAGCACACGTAAATGAAGTTGGTTCCTCTCTCAGCTGCGCCTGACAAAGCCTGCAAGCCAATATCAACAGTGCCACCGTCTCCAGCCCAAGCCAGCACATTAACGTCTTTTATGCCTCTGGCTTCATAGGCTGCAACAACTCCAGACGCGGCTGCGGCTGCGGCTTCAAATGCAATGTTGAGGCACGGGGTATCAAACGCAGTGAAGGGATAGGCACTGTGCAGCACTGACGTGCAGCATGCTGGAACAACGAACACTGTTTTCGGTCCGAGCGCTTTTTGAGCCAGTCTGATTGCAACTGTGGCTCCGCATCCTGTGCATGCAGCGTGTCCAGGAAGCAAGCCTTCTTGCGTGGGAAGTTCCTTTAATGTTGCCATGGTTTTCACTCTCTTAAGCCTATCCAGTTGACCTCGCGTTCAACTTTCCCAGCCTTCAGATACTGATACGACTTGTTTGCCATGTTCTCGATGTCGTGGATTGTGACGTCGCGGCCGCCTAAGCCAGCAATGAACCCTGTTGCTAGCGGTCTGTCTTTCTCATGGTAGAGTGAGGCTTTGGTTTCCGTGTGGAGCGGTCCTTCCATACCGTAGGAGACTTGACGGTCGATTATGGTTAAGATCTGTGCGTTTCGAGCGATGTTCTGAATGTCGTCTTTGGGAAAGGGTCTGAAAACCCGCACTCGAGCAGCGCCTACTTTGCGTCCTTGTTTTCGTAGGCTGTCAACTGCGAGTTTGGCTTCGCTTCCGATGGTGCCCATTGACATTATGATGTTGTCAGCGTCTTCGCATCGGTATTTTTCGATGTGTCCGCCGTGTTCAATGCCGAATTTCTTTCCGTATTCCTTGTCTACTTGTGGGATAAGCTGTCTAGCGTTTTCCAAAGCATCGTACATGAATGACCTGAATTCCATGTACCATTCAGGATATACGATGCTGCCGTGGGTGACGGGTTTCTCAACATCGAGCTCCCAAGGTGGACTGTAAGGTGGCAAGAAATCGTCTATATCCCTTTGGTCTGGAATCGTCACGGGCATTGAGGTGTGTGATAGTATGAAGCCTTCGAAGCAAACCATAGCGGGCATATAGACCCGTTTGTCTTCACAGAGCTTGTAGGCTTGAATAATGGTGTCAAAAATTTCCTGATTATCAGCGCAGTAGTACTGAATCCAGCCTGTGTCTCGCTGTGAAAGCGAGTCGCTGAAATCAGCCCAGATGTTCCACGGTGGACCCATAGCACGGTTAACTACAGCCATAACAATAGGTAAGCGTGCAGCCGAAGCCCAGTGAAGCATTTCGTGCATAAGTGCCAAGCCATGCGCAGATGTTGCCGTGAACGCGCGTGCTCCTCCCACAGCAGCACCTATACATGCGGCCATGGCGCTGTGTTCGGATTCAACTCGGATGTACTTGGCATCCATCTCTCCGGATTCAACAAGCTCAGCTATCTGCTCCACCACAGTTGTTTGAGGTGTAATCGGGTAGGCGGCGATAACTTTGGCTCTTGCAGCCTTGCAGGCTAGCCCTGCTACACGGTTGCCTGTTTCAACTATAACCTGGGTCATTACGTGCCTCCCTCCCGTTCCATTACGATGATTTTCATCGGGCATTCGTGTGCGCATATTCCGCAGCCTTTACAGTATTCGTAGTTGATTTTGGGCACGTTGTCTGGGTTGAGTTCGATGCAGGCGTCGGGGCAGTAGATCCAGCATATTCTGCATTTGGTGCATTTTTCCAAGTTGATGGCGGGTCTGAATGTTCTCCATGATCCAGTGTTGCTTGTGCTTCCAGCACGCGGACGAGACAGTGGTGTGAGCGGCATTTCATGTCTTTTTTTTGGGGCGTTTGCCATCGGCGCCACCAATGGTAGAAGTAGAGTTTAGTATAAGGTCAAGGGTTAAAGGGTTTCGCATACGTGCTGATAAACATCACTTAATGGATTCTACCAGTTCTTGACTAAACGTTCATAAGCCAAAGCGGCGGCTTGGGCGTTCTTTTCTCCAGCTGCGCCATGCCACACTTGCCGTATGGCGTCGAGCACGCTTTCCAGCTTTACTTCTTCTGTAGCTTTGGCGAAGGCTCCAAGCATAGTCGTGTTCAGGATTGGCAACCCCGCAACCAGAAGCCCCAGTTCAAGAGCTATGCCTGTTGCGTCAACCGTGGCAACGCGACCACGTTTGAAGTTTAATTCCTCCGGCTTCTTTCGCGTGTTCACAACGATCACGCCGTCTTTCTTCAGACCATCGGTGACATCAACTAGGTCCAGAAGCCCAGAGTCTAAAACAATTACATAGTCCGGGGTGTAGATCTGGCTTCGAACCAGAATAGGCTCATCGGACAAACGGGCAAACGCCTTAACTGGCGCTCCACGACGTTCAGCGCCGAAGAACGGAATAGCTTGCACCCATTTGCCTTCCTTAAAAGCGGCACGAGCCAACAGCTCAGCGGCTGTGACGCCGCCTTGTCCACCGCGACCGTGAATCCGAATCTCTTTCAGCACCACGGTTTTGCTCCATCTCGTAGAGTCTGAGAGAAGGTGTTCTCCATATTTAGTTTTGCCCTTTAAGATGTGGCTTCATGCTGGAAATCCTTATATCAACGTTTAATCTCTTGCAAGAGGTTCTAGTAGGTAAAGACAGGTAAATGTTAGCTGAGATTCGCTGGCATGGAAGAGGCGGCCAAGGCATCGTTAGCGTAAGCCGCTTGCTAGCTGAAGCCGCATTAATGGACAAGAAACACGTTCAATCTTTTCCTGAGTTTGGACCTGAACGCTCTGGCGCTCCGGTGCGAGGGTTCACACGGATTTCAGATGAACCCATTAGCATCCACAGTCAGATCTACAATCCGAATATTGTCGTCGTTGTTGATCCAACGTTACTAAGCACAAATGTGACAGCCGGTTTGGCTGAGAAAGGCACCATAATCGCGAACACAGAAAGTAACATAGATGAACTGAAGGAGATTTTGTCAGTTCAAGACGCACGTGTTTATGCTGTCAACGCCAAGAAGATAGCGCTCGATGTTTTGGGGCGACCCATCTACAATACAGCCATGTTAGGTGCGCTTCTGAAAGTCGCACCTCTCGTGGCTTTCGAGTCAATCGAGAAAGCCGTAAGAGCTCGTTTTCCTGGAACCTTAGGCGAGAAGAATGTTGAAGCCATGAAACGAGCCTACGTGGAGGTTGCTGGAAAGTGACAACTGAAAACAAGGCTGGCTGGAAATCTCTTGAGCCAGGCGCTGTTGTTACTGAACCCGGCTCTTCGCAGAACTATAAGACTGGCGACTGGCGAGCCTTCAGACCCGTTGTAACCAAGGAGAAATGCGTCAACTGCTTAATCTGCTGGATCTACTGCCCAGACTCCGCGATTATCAGACAGGAAAAATGGGTTGAAATCAACTACGATTTCTGCAAGGGCTGCGGCATCTGCGCCAAAGAATGCCCAAAACTAGCGATTTCAATGGGAGATGAATTAAGGTGACAGCGATAGGCTTAACTGGAGATGAAGCCGTTGCCCACGCAGCTAAGCAGAGCAAGGTTGACATTGTGGCTGCGTATCCGATTACGCCTCAAACCATTATTGTGGAAAGGTTCAGCAAGTACGTAGCCGATGGAGAAGTGCACACTGGATACGTCTGCGTCGAGTCAGAACACTCAGCTCTGTCAGCCTGCATTGGTGCCAGCCTAACTGGAGCACGAGTTTTCACGGCAACATCAAGCCAAGGCTTGGCACTAATGCACGAAATGATGTACATTGCCTCTGGCCTCAGATGCCCAATCGTGATGGGAGTCGCTAACAGAGCCTTATCTGCGCCGATTAACATTCACGGCGACCATTCGGACATGATGGGGTCAAGGGACAGCGGCTGGATCCAAATCTACGTTGAAAACGCGCAAGAAGCATACGACTGGACGATTCAGGCATTCAAGATTGCTGAAGACAACAACGTGCAGCTTCCCGTTTCCGTCAACCTAGACGGCTTCATAATTACGCATTGCATGGAAGGCGTGGACGTCGTTGACGATGTTGTTGTTGCCAAATTCCTGCAGACGAGAACTCCGCTTTTCAAGCTTGATCCAGAGAAGCCGATTACAGTTGGAGCCCTGTGCTTCACAGACTACTACTACGAGTTTAAGCGACAGCAAGTTGAAGCCTTAACCAACGTTCGCCCAGTGCTAAATAGAGTAGCCAAAGAATACAAAGGCGTCTCAAGTAGAAGCTACGGCGTCCTCGACACTTATGGAATGGATGACGCTGAAGCAGCAGTCCTCTGCCTCGGAAGCACCGCTGGAACCGCACGCGAAGTAGCATACAAACTCAGAGGGCAAGGAAAGAAAGTTGGCGTCGTAAAGATTTGGCTGTATCGCCCCTTCCCCATCGACGAAGTCAGAGCCGCCTTAAAGAACGTGAAAGCGCTGGCAGTGTTTGACAAAGCCATCAGCTTCGGAGCTCAATACGGAGCAGTTTGCGCCGATGTGGTTTCAGCGCTGCACACAGCTGAAAAACGTCCTGAGATCTTCAATGTGGTTTTCGGATTAGGCGGCAGAGACATCAAGCCGTCTGACATTGAGTCTGTTTTCAACGAAGCCTTAGAGACAGCCAAGACTGGCGTGGTTAAGCAGGAAACGATGTTCTTGGGGGTGCGAGAGTAATGGTCGTCTTAAAGGAATTACCGAAGGAAGAACTGTTCGCTTCAGGCCACAGATTATGCGCTGGCTGCGGCGAAGGCACAATCAACCGAATGACCATGAAAGCCCTCAGAGGCCCAACCGTGATCATCGCAGCCACAGGATGCAACGAAGTCGCAACCACGATTTATCCTTACACTTCATGGAAGCTGCCATGGGCACATGTAGCCTTTGAAAACGCAGCGGCAGTTGCCTCAGGCGTGGTGGAAGCATACAAGGCTATGGCGCGGAGAGGCGCTGGACAACAGCAGATCGACGTTATAGCTATGGCTGGAGACGGCGGCACATACGACATAGGCCTCCAAGCCTTAAGCGGAGCTCTTGAGAGAAGACACGACTTCCTGTACATATGCTTGGACAACGAAGCATACATGAACACGGGAATTCAAAGGTCTGGATCTACACCGCACGGAGCCGACACTACAACAAGTCCAGCGGGCAGCGTCATTCCAGGCAAGCCTGAGTGGAAGAAAGACTTGATCGGCATCTGCGCCGCTCACGGAATCGAGTACGCAGCAACAGCTTCACCTGCTTATTGGAACGATTACATGACAAAGGTACGCAAAGGCATCGAAGTCAATGGACCCGCAGTCATCAACGTGCTGTCCCCCTGTCCCCTAGGCTGGCGCCACGACTCCTCACTAAGCATTGAACTGGTCAAGTTGGCGGTTGAAACCCGCTACTTCCCAGTTTACGAGTTTGAACGCGGCAAATACAAGCTGAACCTAAACGTGCCGAAGCCTAAGCCGGTAGAGGAATTTCTGAGAGTGCAGGGAAGATTCGGACACTTATTCAAACCCACCTATAGAAAAGACATAATCGACGAAATCCAACGAGACGTAGACACCAACTGGAACCGAATCCAGAAACTCTGTACAAACTAGCCTTATCGGCTATACTGCCACGACAACGGCTACATCACAAACATTTGTCTCTGTTGGTCCTGTAAACACAAGATCGCCCAGCTTCGAGAAGAACGTGTAAGAATCATTGTTTGCCAAGAATTCTCGCGGGTTCAACTTCAAATCGTGAGCACACTGCAGAGTTTTACCATCCGCTATCGCTCCAGCAGCATCAGTCGGTCCATCAACACCATCGGTGCTTGCTGAGGCAATAGCCACTCCATCCATGTTGCCAATTTTGAGCGCGGCGCCAAGCGCTATCTCCTGGTTTCTACCTCCCTTTCCCTTCCCAACAACTGTGACCGTGGTTTCTCCCCCAGCAACTATGCCAGCAGGTTTCGACACGGGGTTTCCAGACTCTACAATCTCCTTTGCCATCGAAGCCAGCACAGTGCCCACATCTCGGGCTTGACCCTCAAGAGCTGACGTTAGAAGCAACGAGTTAAGCCGCGCCTTCCTCAAACTGTTGCAAGCTGCGTGACTGGCTGTGAAGTTGTTTCCAACAACGATGTTATGAACTTTCCTGAAAACTTTGTCGCCCGGCTTAGGAGTCTCGGGAATCAATCCCTTCTCGCCATCAGTCAGAACCTTTCGAACCGAATCT is part of the Candidatus Bathyarchaeia archaeon genome and encodes:
- the porB gene encoding pyruvate synthase subunit PorB, with translation MATLKELPTQEGLLPGHAACTGCGATVAIRLAQKALGPKTVFVVPACCTSVLHSAYPFTAFDTPCLNIAFEAAAAAASGVVAAYEARGIKDVNVLAWAGDGGTVDIGLQALSGAAERGTNFIYVCYDNEAYGNTGFQRSGSSPFGSRTTTTPTGKREHKKDVPMIMAAHGIPYVATACISYPLDFVNKLKKAKMFVGTKYIQVLTPCPPGWRYSTEKTVELGRLAVQTGIWPLYEIVNGKLEFSSPSTALVDKAKRKPLEEYLKHQGRFDSMTPEDIDELKRWVDASWEKYKKLQQ
- the albA gene encoding DNA-binding protein Alba gives rise to the protein MSEEKPKQPERPHRAEENTVFIGKKPVMNYVIACLTFFNVGGAKVCIKARGRAISRAVDTIEVLRRSFVKDLKLVDIKIGTEEVTGQDGRRSNVSTIEITATKAQT
- the porA gene encoding pyruvate ferredoxin oxidoreductase, with amino-acid sequence MTAIGLTGDEAVAHAAKQSKVDIVAAYPITPQTIIVERFSKYVADGEVHTGYVCVESEHSALSACIGASLTGARVFTATSSQGLALMHEMMYIASGLRCPIVMGVANRALSAPINIHGDHSDMMGSRDSGWIQIYVENAQEAYDWTIQAFKIAEDNNVQLPVSVNLDGFIITHCMEGVDVVDDVVVAKFLQTRTPLFKLDPEKPITVGALCFTDYYYEFKRQQVEALTNVRPVLNRVAKEYKGVSSRSYGVLDTYGMDDAEAAVLCLGSTAGTAREVAYKLRGQGKKVGVVKIWLYRPFPIDEVRAALKNVKALAVFDKAISFGAQYGAVCADVVSALHTAEKRPEIFNVVFGLGGRDIKPSDIESVFNEALETAKTGVVKQETMFLGVRE
- a CDS encoding PKD domain-containing protein, whose amino-acid sequence is MRKTELLDGLLLFLLIVTPLSSLSQNRIKQPFGFDETLTETSKPSAASSEIMSAFGNDVNLYVSSYDQDQPTISSNPTDSLNLAAGSQDQSTAKPAGTTLWTITYRSLDGGASWSKGYVPRAGPLASFGRAGNPVVDFDGFGNAYCVGTALMRGADYDVSVWVAKSTDGGLAYGTPAMMDEGNGYPSPFFEMNDQPWIATDKRTVGAGAGYVYVTWTSFVDLNGDGSPDTYHILFSRSTDGGATFSTPTQVSDAGNWRNRLSRVAVGPNGEIYVSWINWNLPTARILFDKSTDFGASFGVDIEAQSFNQIPNLQYIQRTPPSMSMAVDKSGGAYNGYIYIAYPEDPPSTADKSDIMFTCSINGGDTWSTPVKLNDDATSNDQFFPAVAVDPLGSIKAAWFDRRLDSENRYIDVFLTESNDGGASLAANTRVTDTNFDPAGAFLGDYIDIDASEAQVHPIWTDRRNGNNDVYTEYAPSGHELSVSLQAPAVLEPADSAQLNATVYNIGSNNETNVQFLLLINGTVVNSTVIPELPTGSSYTVSHSWSPQAESIYNVTAYVPPLPEEVLTLNNAAWKYVQVEILPDILVVADDDAPHWITGTSLSEFESALTSARYDYWVWNESSMGRPSEGFLLKFKLVIWTSGDYWGWAVDPIDAATLQTYFNRGGNILLEGEDIGYDHGSDSFMVNVAHASFEVDYTEALGLTVTDRTHSVTQNLPQSLPWLTVPPSDDGVVPTHGGFEVIRYTSTSWTAVTLFDGVGTSNGSVVYYAFPIYSLAQPERENLIINSVNWLLPPIARFTHSPEKPSAGEVVIFNATLSTPNDGIIATYEWDFGDTNTTTTTNPTITHRFNVPGNYNVTLTVTDSEGKSDTSWAIIAIYLIGDVDRDRDVDASDLFYFSKAYGSDPSKPNWRQECDFNEDNRVDASDLFSLSKNFGKAL
- a CDS encoding acetyl ornithine aminotransferase family protein; the encoded protein is MADYPKIVVRPPGPKARELAKRDERVISQSFVRFYPLAIEGGSGCILRDVDGNEYIDFNSGLVCLNVGHNHPKVVDAIKKQCDRYLHYSITDFLYREVVDLGEKLSSLTPGKWEKKVFFGNSGAESIEGAAKLARWHTRRQLFIAFISAFHGRTMGAVSFTSSKPVQRRHFFPLVPGVTHVPYAYCYRCPYKLTYPDCDIWCVDFIDEYVLQKYVPPEDTAAFVFEPIQGEGGYVVPPPEFFLRLKKLADKYGILMIDDEVQAGVGRTGRFCAIENWKIEPDIICMAKSLASGLPLSAIIARSKVMDWEGGTHASTFGGNPVACAASLAVMDILEKERLMENAVKQGNHIMKRLNEVKEKSEILGDVRGKGLMIGAEIVENKKTKAHAPKKAEEIMMRSWKRGVVVITCGKSTIRVAPPLVITKDLADSALDILIDTMKEVEKESKP
- a CDS encoding pyruvate ferredoxin oxidoreductase subunit gamma; this translates as MKEIRIHGRGGQGGVTAAELLARAAFKEGKWVQAIPFFGAERRGAPVKAFARLSDEPILVRSQIYTPDYVIVLDSGLLDLVDVTDGLKKDGVIVVNTRKKPEELNFKRGRVATVDATGIALELGLLVAGLPILNTTMLGAFAKATEEVKLESVLDAIRQVWHGAAGEKNAQAAALAYERLVKNW
- a CDS encoding 2-oxoacid:acceptor oxidoreductase family protein translates to MLAEIRWHGRGGQGIVSVSRLLAEAALMDKKHVQSFPEFGPERSGAPVRGFTRISDEPISIHSQIYNPNIVVVVDPTLLSTNVTAGLAEKGTIIANTESNIDELKEILSVQDARVYAVNAKKIALDVLGRPIYNTAMLGALLKVAPLVAFESIEKAVRARFPGTLGEKNVEAMKRAYVEVAGK
- the porD gene encoding pyruvate synthase subunit PorD produces the protein MTTENKAGWKSLEPGAVVTEPGSSQNYKTGDWRAFRPVVTKEKCVNCLICWIYCPDSAIIRQEKWVEINYDFCKGCGICAKECPKLAISMGDELR
- a CDS encoding 4Fe-4S binding protein yields the protein MANAPKKRHEMPLTPLSRPRAGSTSNTGSWRTFRPAINLEKCTKCRICWIYCPDACIELNPDNVPKINYEYCKGCGICAHECPMKIIVMEREGGT
- the porA gene encoding pyruvate ferredoxin oxidoreductase; the encoded protein is MTQVIVETGNRVAGLACKAARAKVIAAYPITPQTTVVEQIAELVESGEMDAKYIRVESEHSAMAACIGAAVGGARAFTATSAHGLALMHEMLHWASAARLPIVMAVVNRAMGPPWNIWADFSDSLSQRDTGWIQYYCADNQEIFDTIIQAYKLCEDKRVYMPAMVCFEGFILSHTSMPVTIPDQRDIDDFLPPYSPPWELDVEKPVTHGSIVYPEWYMEFRSFMYDALENARQLIPQVDKEYGKKFGIEHGGHIEKYRCEDADNIIMSMGTIGSEAKLAVDSLRKQGRKVGAARVRVFRPFPKDDIQNIARNAQILTIIDRQVSYGMEGPLHTETKASLYHEKDRPLATGFIAGLGGRDVTIHDIENMANKSYQYLKAGKVEREVNWIGLRE
- a CDS encoding thiamine pyrophosphate-dependent enzyme; translation: MVVLKELPKEELFASGHRLCAGCGEGTINRMTMKALRGPTVIIAATGCNEVATTIYPYTSWKLPWAHVAFENAAAVASGVVEAYKAMARRGAGQQQIDVIAMAGDGGTYDIGLQALSGALERRHDFLYICLDNEAYMNTGIQRSGSTPHGADTTTSPAGSVIPGKPEWKKDLIGICAAHGIEYAATASPAYWNDYMTKVRKGIEVNGPAVINVLSPCPLGWRHDSSLSIELVKLAVETRYFPVYEFERGKYKLNLNVPKPKPVEEFLRVQGRFGHLFKPTYRKDIIDEIQRDVDTNWNRIQKLCTN